The following coding sequences are from one Perognathus longimembris pacificus isolate PPM17 chromosome 13, ASM2315922v1, whole genome shotgun sequence window:
- the LOC125361932 gene encoding olfactory receptor 52Z1-like, whose amino-acid sequence MIGIPGLEDAHIWISIPICSMYIIAIVGNTFLIFLILTECTLHEPMYLFLSMLALGDILLAIVTIPKMLAIFWFHAGGISFGSCVSQMFFLHFIFVAESAILLTMAFDRFVAICFPLRYTTILTHSVIRNLGVASVTRSFLICFPLIFLVYWHTYCGRNIIRHSYCEHMDIARLACDNIKVNIYYGMILALFSIFLDVVVIIFSYVLILCTVFRIPSRDARHKALGTCGSHVCVILLFHTPLFFSSLAHRFGGHSIPSSVHILIANLYVVVPPCLNPIIYGVRTKKIQERIL is encoded by the exons ATGATTGGCATCCCAGGGCTGGAAGATGCACACATCTGGATCTCCATCCCCATCTGTTCTATGTACATAATAGCTATTGTAGGCAACACCTTCTTGATCTTCCTGATCCTCACCGAGTGCACCCTCCATGAGCCCATGTACCTTTTCCTCTCCATGTTGGCCTTGGGAGATATCTTACTGGCTATAGTCACCATTCCGAAGATGCTAGCCATCTTCTGGTTCCACGCTGGAGGTATTTCTTTTGGTAGCTGTGTGTCTCAAATGTTTTTCCTCCATTTCATCTTTGTGGCAGAGTCTGCCATATTGCTGACTATGGCATTTGATCGTTTTGTGGCCATCTGTTTTCCACTGAGATATACAACCATCTTAACCCACTCAGTCATCAGAAACTTGGGTGTGGCCTCTGTAACTAGGAGTTTCTTGATCTGCTTCCCCTTgatttttctggtttattggcACACTTACTGTGGGAGGAACATCATCCGTCACTCATACTGTGAACACATGGATATTGCCAGGTTGGCGTGTGATAACATCAAAGTCAACATCTACTATGGTATGATTTTGGCCTTATTTTCAATCTTTTTAGATGTGGTAGTTATTATCTTCTCCTATGTGCTTATTCTTTGTACTGTGTTTAGAATCCCTTCTCGAGATGCCCGGCATAAGGCTCTGGGGACTTGTGGCTCCCATGTCTGTGTCATTCTCCTGTTCCACACaccacttttcttttcctcccttgctCACCGATTTGGAGGCCACAGCATACCCAGCAGTGTGCACATCCTCATTGCTAATCTCTATGTGGTGGTGCCACCCTGCCTCAACCCCATCATCTATGGAGTCAGGACCAAGAAAATCCAGGAGAG AATTCTATAA
- the LOC125362245 gene encoding olfactory receptor 51V1-like, which translates to MTDYSISNSSSSGFVLTGFPGLEVYYPWISIPFSLIYALVFLGNCMVLHVIRTEPSLHQPMFYFLAMLAVTDLCMGLSTVPTVLGVLWGFVKETSLDSCIAQSYFIHGLSFMESSVLLSMAFDRYVAICNPLRYSSILTHDRILRIGVAILCRSSLLIPPVIIRLKFLNYCRPHFLSHSFCLHQDLIRMACSDIRFNSIYGLALVISNLLLDAVLILLSYLMILHTVLAIASGEERIKSLQTCVSHISAVSVFYIPIIGLTMVHRFGKHLSPMVHVLMGNVYILFPPLMNPIIYSIKTQQIRVRIQRFFYVKGV; encoded by the coding sequence ATGACCGATTATTCTATCTCAAATTCTAGCAGTTCAGGCTTTGTTCTCACAGGTTTTCCGGGCCTAGAAGTTTACTACCCCTGGATCTCCATCCCTTTTTCTTTGATCTATGCCCTGGTGTTCCTGGGAAACTGCATGGTGCTGCACGTGATCCGCACTGAGCCAAGCCTGCACCAGCCCATGTTCTACTTCCTGGCCATGCTGGCCGTCACCGATCTGTGCATGGGCCTGTCCACCGTGCCCACCGTGCTGGGAGTGCTCTGGGGCTTTGTGAAAGAGACCAGCCTGGATTCCTGCATTGCCCAGTCCTACTTCATTCACGGTCTGTCCTTCATGGAGTCGTCTGTCCTCCTGTCCATGGCCTTTGACCGCTATGTTGCCATCTGCAACCCTCTGCGCTATTCCTCCATCCTAACGCATGACAGAATCCTGAGAATTGGGGTGGCCATTTTATGCAGGAGTTCTTTGCTCATTCCCCCAGTCATCATCAGGCTGAAGTTCTTAAATTATTGCCGGCCCCATTTCCTCTCTCACTCCTTCTGCCTGCACCAGGACTTGATTCGCATGGCCTGCTCAGACATTCGCTTCAACAGCATCTACGGGCTGGCCCTGGTGATCAGCAACCTGCTGCTGGACGCCGTGCTCATCCTTCTGTCCTACCTGATGATCTTGCACACTGTGTTGGCCATTGCCTCTGGGGAGGAGAGGATCAAGTCCTTGCAGACGTGTGTGTCTCACATCAGCGCTGTGTCGGTTTTCTACATCCCCATTATTGGTCTGACGATGGTGCATCGCTTTGGGAAGCACCTCTCGCCAATGGTGCATGTCCTCATGGGCAATGTCTATATCCTGTTCCCACCCCTGATGAACCCCATCATTTACAGCATCAAGACCCAGCAGATACGCGTGAGAATCCAGAGGTTTTTCTATGTGAAAGGAGTCTGA
- the LOC125362199 gene encoding putative olfactory receptor 52P1 — MEDNATHHYISSFFLVGVPGLQEFHKWIGIPVCLCLTLTLLGNTIIITTVKLEPSLHQPMYFFLCMLAMNDIGLASSPALKMLQIFWSDAHWIDFDVCLVQMYFIHTLCIMESGFLVTMAFDRYVAICIPLQYTLILTTSVVITMGLVCVARAALLVLPGPFLIKRLPYCLKYIIDHAYCEHMAVVKLASANTHINRVYGISVALSVMVLDLGLITTSYVKILQAVFRLSSQNARSKALATCAAHVCTILVSYTPALFSFLTHRIGKNVPPSVHIIVASVYLLVPPAVNPLVYGIKTKQIRDRVVGLFSPNKKKF, encoded by the coding sequence atggaAGACAATGCCACACATcactacatttcctctttcttcctggttGGTGTTCCTGGGCTGCAGGAGTTTCACAAGTGGATTGGCATCCCTGTCTGCCTGTGCCTGACACTGACTCTACTCGGGAACACCATCATCATTACTACTGTGAAGCTGGAACCAAGCTTGCACCAGcccatgtatttcttcctttGCATGCTGGCAATGAATGACATAGGACTTGCCAGttccccagccctcaagatgcTTCAGATCTTCTGGTCGGATGCGCACTGGATTGACTTTGATGTCTGCCTAGTCCAAATGTATTTTATCCACACGCTTTGCATTATGGAGTCAGGCTTCTTAGTAACCATGGCTTTTGATCGCTATGTAGCCATTTGCATCCCGCTGCAGTACACACTCATCCTGACAACGTCAGTAGTGATTACAATGGGACTTGTTTGTGTGGCCCGAGCTGCATTGTTGGTTCTACCCGGTCCATTTCTCATTAAGAGGCTGCCTTACTGTCTGAAATACATCATTGATCATGCCTACTGTGAGCACATGGCTGTGGTGAAGCTAGCCAGTGCCAACACCCACATTAACAGAGTGTATGGCATCTCCGTGGCCCTTTCAGTGATGGTATTGGACCTTGGACTCATAACCACTTCCTATGTCAAAATCCTCCAAGCGGTGTTCAGGCTGTCTTCTCAGAACGCGCGCTCCAAAGCCCTGGCCACCTGTGCTGCTCATGTCTGCACTATTTTGGTCTCCTACACACCTGCTCTCTTCAGCTTCCTAACTCACCGCATTGGCAAGAACGTCCCCCCAAGCGTCCACATAATCGTTGCAAGTGTGTACCTCCTCGTGCCTCCCGCAGTCAACCCCCTTGTGTATGGCATCAAAACCAAGCAGATTCGTGACCGAGTAGTGggtctcttctctccaaataaaaaaaagttctga
- the LOC125362385 gene encoding putative olfactory receptor 52P1 — MADNVTNHYISSFFLVGVPGLQEFHSWIGIPVCLLLGLTLLGNSIIITTVKLEPSLHQPMYFFLCMLAVNDMGVATSPALKMLGIFWFDAHWIDFDACLVQMYFIHTLCIIESGLLVAMAFDRYVAICIPLQYTVILTTSVVIKMGLVCVARGVLMVLPCPLLIKRLPYCLKYIIDHAYCEHMAVVKLASANTHINRAYGISVALSVTILDLVLIATSYVKILQAVFRLSSQKARSKALGTCAAHVCAILVLYTPALFTFLTHRIGKNVPPSFHIIFASVYLLLPPTFNPLVYGVKTKQIRARIVRLFFPNKKITCES, encoded by the coding sequence ATGGCAGACAATGTCACAAATCattacatttcctctttcttcctggttGGTGTTCCTGGGCTGCAGGAGTTTCACAGCTGGATTGGCATCCCTGTCTGCCTGCTCCTGGGTCTGACCTTGCTGGGCAACAGCATAATCATCACAACAGTTAAGCTGGAACCAAGCCTGCACCAGcccatgtatttcttcctttGCATGCTGGCAGTGAATGACATGGGAGTTGCCActtccccagccctcaagatgcTAGGGATCTTCTGGTTTGATGCGCACTGGATTGACTTTGATGCCTGCCTAGTCCAAATGTATTTTATCCACACGCTTTGCATTATCGAGTCAGGCCTCTTGGTTGCCATGGCTTTTGATCGCTATGTAGCCATTTGCATCCCACTGCAGTACACAGTCATCCTGACAACGTCAGTGGTCATTAAGATGGGACTTGTTTGTGTGGCCCGAGGTGTACTGATGGTTTTGCCATGTCCTCTTCTCATTAAGAGGCTGCCTTACTGTCTGAAATACATCATCGATCATGCCTACTGTGAGCACATGGCTGTGGTGAAGCTAGCCAGTGCCAACACCCACATTAACAGAGCGTATGGCATCTCAGTGGCCCTCTCAGTGACAATATTGGACCTAGTACTCATAGCCACTTCCTATGTCAAAATCCTCCAAGCGGTCTTCCGGCTGTCTTCTCAGAAGGCGCGCTCCAAAGCCCTGGGCACCTGTGCTGCCCACGTCTGTGCTATTCTTGTTCTCTATACACCTGCACTGTTCACCTTCCTAACTCACCGTATTGGCAAGAATGTTCCTCCTAGTTTCCACATAATCTTTGCAAGTGTGTACCTCCTCTTGCCCCCCACCTTCAACCCACTCGTCTATGgtgtcaaaacaaaacagattcgGGCCCGAATAGTGCGTCTCTTCTtcccaaataaaaaaattacctgtGAATCCTAA
- the LOC125362174 gene encoding olfactory receptor 51G2-like has protein sequence MAAWNSSSAPSSTFYLTGIPGYEEYHHWISIPFCFLYLVGITGNCSILHIVRTDPRLHEPMYYFLAMLSLTDMGMSLTPMITLFRVLWSISREIPFNVCVVQMFVIHTFSFTESSVLLAMALDRYVAICHPLRYATILTPKLIAKIGIAALLRSAVLIIPLLARLAFFPFCHSHVLSHSYCLHQDMIRLACADIRFNVIYGLVLITMLWGMDALGILVSYIFILHSVLRIASQEGRLKALNTCASHICAVLILYVPMIGLSIVHRFAKHSSPLIHIFMAHIYLLVPPVLNPIIYSVKTKQIRQGILHMISAQKIGATVM, from the coding sequence ATGGCGGCCTGGAACTCCAGCAGtgctccctcctccaccttctaTCTCACTGGAATCCCTGGCTATGAAGAATATCACCACTGGATTTCCATCCCATTCTGCTTCCTCTACCTGGTTGGGATAACAGGAAATTGCTCCATCCTACATATTGTCCGGACAGACCCCAGGCTCCATGAACCCATGTACTACTTTCTTGCCATGCTCTCTCTCACAGATATGGGTATGTCTCTGACCCCAATGATAACACTTTTTAGGGTGTTGTGGTCCATTTCCAGGGAGATTCCTTTCAATGTCTGTGTCGTCCAAATGTTTGTAATTCACACTTTCTCCTTCACGGAATCATCTGTGCTGTTGGCCATGGCCCTTGACAGGTACGTGGCTATCTGCCACCCCCTGCGGTATGCTACCATTCTCACCCCAAAACTGATTGCCAAGATTGGAATTGCAGCTCTACTCAGGAGTGCTGTTCTAATCATTCCACTTCTAGCCCGTCTggccttctttcccttctgtcaCTCCCATGTCCTGTCTCATTCCTACTGTCTGCACCAGGACATGATTCGCCTTGCCTGTGCTGACATCAGATTTAATGTCATATATGGCCTGGTTCTGATTACTATGCTTTGGGGTATGGATGCTCTGGGTATTTTAGTATCTTACATTTTCATCCTCCACTCAGTGTTAAGAATTGCATCCCAGGAAGGGAGGCTTAAGGCACTTAACACATGCGCATCCCACATCTGCGCTGTGCTCATTCTTTATGTGCCCATGATCGGATTATCTATTGTCCATCGTTTTGCCAAACATTCCTCTCCCCTCATTCACATCTTTATGGCCCACATCTACTTATTGGTTCCCCCAGTGCTCAATCCAATCATCTACAGTGTAAAGACCAAGCAGATTCGTCAAGGAATCCTCCACATGATTTCTGCCCAGAAAATTGGTGCCACTGTGATGTAG